DNA from Bradyrhizobium diazoefficiens USDA 110:
TAGTCTACCAAGCGCTCACCGAGCGACAGGTTGGAACGGCGCTGCACTGACGGGTAAGCTGGCGGCCTGCCGCATTAACAAGTCGAGGACGTCCTGGCTTTCCGATCCTCTGTCGACGTAGTCGCCCAAGAGGATAAAGCGGGCATTTCTCCCACAGCGAACAGTGTCGCACTGGGTGAGGAGCGACTGCAGCTTGCCCGAGCAACCGTGAATATCGCCGATCGCGAATGTTATGGAATCATCCACAACTGTTCGTGACTACGCTTCCTCACTCGATTGTCAATCAGAGAGCTAGGCCCTTCGCCGTGCCTTTGAATCTAAAGCGATCGATGCCTAACTCGTTCTGCTCAAATAGCTTCTCGAGTTTTTTGCGCAGCGTATTGCCATCCTTGTCCTCGCGGTCGCGCTGATCTGCAGTGAAATCATATACCAGCAGGCCGATAGTTGTGCCCGTAACGTTAATTTTGGCGCCAGCGGCCACGTCGCGAGTCGTTTGGGCAATGGGCCGGGAGCCATTGCTCCATTTTCCCATATCCAGGAGGTTCTTGGCCACACACGAATAGCTTTCGGCGATATCGGCGTGATGAGCGGCGATCACCGCCCGATATTCTTTGACCTGTTTAACGACCTCACCGGTTTCCAGCTCAGGGTTACTGAACGTTTTCGCTTCCCAAAATACCAGATCCACGCCCGTATCCGCTTTTTCAAAGCTTGCAACATCCATACGAGGAAGTTTCCTGAGAACGTCGGAGACGGCGGCCGCATTGATCGCAATTTCTACGTCGACAATTGTGGGATTGGAGATCGCAATTTCGTGCACGCCCTCCTTTTCACGTCCCGAGTAAAGTGCGGCAGCCTTCTTGAGTCTTTCAAGCGTCGTGACGCCTTCATAGTCGCGCGTCAGCATCGTCTCTGCAGCTTTGCTCAGGTCGAAGCTTCCGCCGATGAGCGAAATCTGACCCTTAATGCCTGGATTCAAGAGATATTTTTGATGCGTTGAGGCGGTCACCGTTCCGGCCTTGAAAGAGACTCTGAAGATGGATTGCCCCTGCCAATAGACGTTTAGGTATTCATCCCGAATTCCGATGATGAGCGAGTTGTCGGCTAAGACATCCCTCCACCAGCTATCTTGCTGAGCCAGCGCTTCAAGCGCCTTGAGAAATGATTCGTTTCGAATTCCGCGCCTGAAGATCATTCTAAACATCCCACCATTCACCGTCATTGCGGCAAGTAACGTTGCTAAAAAAGTTCGAGAAGCTGTCGCCTTCGAACGTATGAATCGGGATCAATCTGTCAGGACGGAGTGCATTTGCAAGGCGCTTGAGGCCGATGATGCTCAACACGCTTTAATCTGGTTTTGGCAAGAGGCGCATTGCTGTCACGCAACAGACTTGTAGCGCTCGAAACGCATAGCCAATCGATCTCTGTCAGGATGGTCTTTCGCCCTGCCCGGCAGGCGAATGTTCCTGCCGTTCAATTGTTTCAGTGCTTCTAACATCGGGCCGTCATTTTGCCCGAGAAGCCGATCTGACACATGCAAACGGAAGTCCGGATCGATTCCAATTAAGTGCGCGTCGAAAGCCGCGTGGTGGATTTTCGAAAGGGGAATTCCATTCGTGACCACGGGATGTCCAAGCCGCTCGTCCTTATCTGCAATGATGTGCGCCGCGTCGAGCAGCAGGGGCTCGGGTAGGCCAGAAAATGCACAGCGTCCATCGTAAGCCGAAATTACCGCCTCTCTAAAAGTAGCTTGATGCAGTCGCTGCTTGACCGTGCGAAGCGCATATCGCCGCTCCGCGCTGTCCGAGGGGGGAGCCAGCTTCTCTGGATTAGGTCCAAACGTAATCCGGGCCTTCAAGGCTTGGCCATCCCAGCCAGAGATGAAGGTGGGAAGAAGGGCTTGGTAGCGGCCAGGTGCTATCCCGAGGAAATAGACGACCGGGATCTGGTTCTCGTATGCCTCCTTCAACCAGCGATTATCCGCGGCGTCCGGATTTTTGCCCATGAACGCGTAGTCAATTGCTTCATCACCATAGAAGATCTGACGTTGGATGTCCCTCTGGTCATCATACCAGACCTTACCGCCCGGCTTCGGAAATACTGTCTTGATCGACAATAGGAACCGCATCTGATGAGGTTTAAAAATCCCTCGCTGGGGATTGACCAACGGGATGCGTTCTCCTCGAAAAAGAAAACCGGGCTGTAACTCGGTGGCGGTCAGATGGTCGTGAACTTCATTTAACCCTCGCACGCGGTCGAAGGCGGCCATTCGCATTGGCGTGTCGAGATTTGACGTGTCCATCCGGTCGATTGCTGGCAATTTGAGGTTTGGACCCTGCCATAGCTCGCGCAAGATTCGAAGTGCTACCTTTAGGCCGAGCCAGGTCTCGGATTGGTCTCTTAACGGCTTGAGGGTTGGTTCGGGCGCTGCGAAACGTGGCCCGGGTGTGCCTTTAACGCGGAAACGACGCTCCCGCCGCTACAAAAGCTTAGATCTAAAGGGATTGGGCAAGCACCGGTCTAGCTTCGGAGGGCAACGCTCTATCCAGCTGAGCTACGGGTGCAGTGGGCCTCATTTAGCCGATTGGCGAGGGGTGGGCAACCGCTTCCGCCGTGTTCGGCCACGTTGATTTGCGGGCAATGCGGCCAGGAACCGGCAGGCTGTCGCAGCCAAGCCGTATTGCCGCATAAAGCGCCTGGTCGGCCAGGCCCAGCAGCCGGTCGGGGGTGCCGTCGGCCTCGCCGGGAATGTGGCTGGCGACGCCGACGCTGAGTGTGACGTGGTCGCCGGCTTCCTGGCGCTATGGGCGATCCGCAAGGCCATGACGGCGATGCGGATCTCGCCATCTCAGGCCACCGCCGCCACCGGAACGGCGTGGCTCGGGCCGAACAGCTTTCGCACCTCGCTGGCGGGCTTCGGCGCGCTGAACAGATAGCCCTGCATCTCGGTGCAGCCGAGCGCGCGCAGCAGCTCGCGCTGGGCCTCGGTCTCGACGCCCTCGGCGACCGTGGTCATGTGGCTCGCGGCGGCGATGTTCACCACCGCCTGCACGATCACGGGCGCGCCGCTCGTCTCCGCGATGTCGGCGACGAAGCAGCGGTCGATCTTGATCTTGTCGAACGGGAAGCGCTTCAGATAGCTCAACGAGGAGTAGCCCGTGCCGAAATCGTCGAGCGCGATCCGCACGCCGATCGCGCGAAGCTGGTGCAGGATCGCGAGCGCCGCCTCGTCGTCGCGGATCAGCACGGCCTCGGTGATTTCGAGCTCGAGCCGGCGCGGATCGAGTCCGGAGGCGGCGAGCGCGCCGGCGATCCTGAGCGCCAGCGTGTCGCATTTGAGCTGCACCGGCGAGACGTTGACCGCAACCCGCACATGCGCCGGCCAGGTCGCGGCTTCGTTGCAGGCCATGCGCAGCACCCAGTCGCCGAGCTCGTTGATCAGGCCGGTATCCTCGGCGATCGGAATGAACTCCGCCGGCGAGATTCCGCCGCGTTCGGGATGGCGCCAGCGCAGCAGCGCCTCGCAGCCGGAGACCTCGCCCGAGCGCAGATCGACCAGCGGCTGATAGTGGATCTCGAAGCCGCCGTTCACCAGGGCCTGACGCAGATCCTGCTCCATGGTCAGGCGCGCCTTGGCGCACGCGTCCATTTCCGGCTCGAAGAAGCGGTGGGTGCGGCGTCCCTCGGCCTTGGCGCCGTACATCGCGAGGTCGGCGTTCTTGATGAGTTGGTCGAGATCGTTGCCGTCCTGCGGCGCCAGCGCGATGCCGATGCTGGCGTCGGTGGAGAGCTGGTGGCCGAGACAGTGATAGGGCTGCCGGATCGCCTCGTAGATCCGCGTCACGAAGGACAGCACGTCGGCACGGGACTGGATTCCGGTCTGGATCACCGCGAACTCGTCGCCGCCGAGCCGCGCGATCAGGTCGCTCTTCTTGAGGCAGCCACGGAGGCGGGTGGCGATCGCCTTCAACAGCTCGTCGCCGACGTGATGGCCGAGCGAATCGTTGATGCCCTTGAATTCGTCGACGTCGATGTAGAGCAGCGCGAACTGCCCGCCGTCGGCGACC
Protein-coding regions in this window:
- a CDS encoding metallophosphoesterase; protein product: MDDSITFAIGDIHGCSGKLQSLLTQCDTVRCGRNARFILLGDYVDRGSESQDVLDLLMRQAASLPVSAAPFQPVAR
- a CDS encoding HNH endonuclease, yielding MAAFDRVRGLNEVHDHLTATELQPGFLFRGERIPLVNPQRGIFKPHQMRFLLSIKTVFPKPGGKVWYDDQRDIQRQIFYGDEAIDYAFMGKNPDAADNRWLKEAYENQIPVVYFLGIAPGRYQALLPTFISGWDGQALKARITFGPNPEKLAPPSDSAERRYALRTVKQRLHQATFREAVISAYDGRCAFSGLPEPLLLDAAHIIADKDERLGHPVVTNGIPLSKIHHAAFDAHLIGIDPDFRLHVSDRLLGQNDGPMLEALKQLNGRNIRLPGRAKDHPDRDRLAMRFERYKSVA